CCGAGGCTGGGTTGACGTGGCTCAAGCAACTGAATACCTAATCACATACAAATTAATGAATTGGAGACATCATGAGTAATTCACTTAAACTGGGTTTTATAGGGCTTGGCATTATGGGCTCACCAATGGCAGGTCAACTGATTAAGAGTGGCCATCAGGTATTTATTCACACGCGCAGTAAAGTCCCAGCTGAACTTTTGGATACGAGCGCAACAGTTTGTAGTAGTCCTAAAGAGGTTGCTCAGCAAGCTGACATTATTTTTACTATGGTTCCAGATACTCCTGACGTTGAGAAAGTATTGTTTTCTGAATCTGGCGTTGCATCCGGGCTTGGCAAAGGAAAGATTGTTGTAGACATGAGCTCAATCTCCCCAATTGCCACTAAAGAGTTCGCAAAAAGAATTAATGAATTGGGCTGCGAGTATTTAGATGCCCCCGTTTCTGGTGGAGAAGTCGGTGCAAAAAATGCGACTCTTTCTATTATGGTTGGTGGTAATGAATCTACATTTAATACAGTCAAGCCAGTATTTGAATTGATGGGTAAAAATATTAATTTAGTGGGAGCCAATGGTGATGGTCAAACTGCCAAGGTTGCTAATCAAATTATTGTTGCCTTGAATATTGAAGCAGTCGCTGAGGCTCTCTTATTTGCGTCTAAAGCTGGTGCCGATCCAGCAAAGGTTCGTCAGGCACTGATGGGTGGTTTTGCTGGATCTAAAATTCTAGAAGTGCATGGAGAGCGTATGGTCAAACGCACGTTTGATCCTGGTTTTAGAATTGAATTACACCAGAAGGATCTCAATTTGGCTCTCAGTAGCGCCCGTGCTTTAGGGGTTTCCTTGCCAAATACCGCTAATGCTCAGGAGTTATTTAATGCCTGCTCTGCCCATGGTGGAAAAGCCTGGGATCACTCTGCGATGGTCAAGGCTTTAGAGAAACTGGCTAACTTTGAAGTTGGACAACAGGCCCAAATGTGATGGCAACAACACTGATTGTGTACTTGCATGGTTTTCGTTCCTCGCCGCGCTCAAGCAAAGCGGTGATGACGGGTGATGCTATTAAAGCCTTATCCACCGATGAGAATCCTATTGAATGGTATTGCCCGCAATTACTTGTCTCCCCTCGGGAGAGTATGGAGATGGTCGATGCCCAAATAGAAAAGAGTAGGGCGGATCGCATAGTGGTTATTGGATCTTCGCTGGGCGGTTTTTATGCAAATTATCTGGCCCAAAGGTATGGCTGTAAGGCTGTTGTATTAAATCCTGCCGTTCGAGCAGCCAGAGAGTTGGCCCCGCATGTTGGAATGATGACGGCATACGATAGTGATGAGCCGTTTGATTTTCGACTTGAGTACATCGATGAGCTTAAAGAACTTCAGGTTGAAAGTATCACAAATCCTGAGCGTTACTTTTTAATCGCCGCAAAAGGCGATGAGCTTTTAAGCTGGGAGGAGATGGTAGCTTTTTACCCAGGAGCTAAACAACTAGTGCTCGAGGGCAGTGATCACGGTATCACTGACTATGCTGATCATCTGCCCGCTGTACTTGAATTTCTGAACGCTGCATAAGCTTCTGCATTGCTTGCCAAGGTCTTATTCTGTAAGATAAATCATGCGATCGTGGCTATCTGGCAAGATCTAGAAAGGAGATTGTGTGCTAAGCATCTTGAAATTGGACGCAGGTGGAATTCCTCAAGGATGGGTTAACGCTGAAGAGGTCACGAAGCAGTACGCAGATATAATAGTGTCATTTAATAGTGTCATTTGGACCTTGGGTGACCCCATATTAAGGACCCTATATTAAGGATGCGCGGCGGCATTTCTCGCGCAAGCGGCAAGCAATCCATCATCGAACTTCATTCAATCATTGCTGTTAAAGGTAGCGCGAAGATCAATTTGTTTGATGTGGTGCCGGTTATCACTAAACATAAACTGTTTAAACGCGATCGTGGTTTATGCGCCTACTGTGGTGTGGTACCGCCCATTCATGAAAATGAAGCCGAGGCAGAGCACATTATTCCCCACATTATTCCCAATAGCCGTGGCGGTCAATATTCTTGGATGGATCTAGTGATTTCCTGTCGATCTTGCAATCAGCGCAAGGGTAACCGTACCCCAGAACAGGCTTGCATGGATCTATTATACGCCCCGTATTTGCCAAGTCTTTACGAGGATATGATTCTTAAAGGGCGTAATATTCTTGCTGATCAGATGGACTTTCTTGCCGCCAACCTACCTAAAAATAGCCGCCTTTTGGAACGCATCGTCTGAGCAGTGATCTAGTGCCAGAAAGTTTCTCGTTAAAGTTCCGCACTAATTCCTTGCGGATCATTCTTTTTGCCTTATTGCTTTCTGTTTTAGGCCATTTACTCCTTTTTTTGGGGATACCGTTTTTTTCATTTGGAAGCCCTCCTGAAATCGTAGATGATCTTATTATCAAAACAGATTTGAGGGTGGAGCCGCCGAAGAAGATTCAGCAAAGTAAGCGTCCAAATAAACCCACCGCTATCGATAAGCTTTCTAGTGCTTAGTGCTGGCTACAGTAATCAGAATCCGTTTATGGGTGAGCAGGGTGGCTCTCAGCAAGGGGTAGCCTTTAAGTTGCCGCAACCGGGAATTATTTATTACGACTCTTTTGTTGATGGACAAAAATATCAAACTGGGGAGATTGATTGGGTGGTAAGTGGTAATTCTTATCGTCTATATGTGAATATTCCCTATGCCTTTGTAGGACCCTTTGTTTTTGAATCTCGAGGAATGGTTGATGCCTATGGACTTGCGCCAGCAATTTATTGGTCCCAAAGAGGTGGTCGAGCGCCTCGGTATTCTCGCTTTGATCGAGATACCAATGGAGGCGGGAAGATGTTTTTTTCAGAAAAGCCAGACTTTACCCCAGCCATTCTTCCTGGAACCCAAGATCGTTTCAGTCTGATATTTCAAATTAGCTTCATTAATAAACGGTGATGAAAAAATGGATGAGCCCGGTAGCCTGCGCTCCATACTTGGCTATCAAAGGATCTGGAGTGGTTACCAGGTCGAATCAGGTCTGTTGAAGCAAGCGGTAGGGTTTTAGAGCTAGTTTTTAAGCAGAAAAATTCTTCTCCGGATCAGGGTGTCGCCATCAATTAATTTCTTTATGTATTTCTTTATGTCCTTGATCCTGAATGATTTTTATTGGTTTGATGATTCTTCCCAATCAAAGCCCCCATCATTGAATACAATGCCGCTCCAGACATGGACACCGCAAATATTCCGGTAAATGAAATAATGATTGGCAGAATTCTCCAGTGCTCAGTTAGGCTGTAGTCGCCGTAGCCTACGGTTGTATACTTGTATACATTTCGCCTGCAAAATAAAAAGTCTGAGGATTGGTGGGGAACACCTTTAGGGCTACACAGATATATGCCCAGGCAATAATTTCTATCAAGTGTGCGGCGATAATGAGCAATATTTTGCGATGAAATTGGAAAGGAAGTTTGCTCCATAGATGCGCTTATCTTCCAATATCTGATCTATCCAATGAAATGTCCCTGCAATCATCAGCACAATTACTCCGTGCATCGTTAGCATCAGGCAAGCCAAAATCAGGATTAACCAGATCTGACTATTTCCCATGTCCGCATTAATTTCATTAAATAGGACGGTAAAACTGGGTAGGTCAGCATTTCTAAATATATCTAATAGGATCATGTTATGTATGGCTTGGATCACAAGAATATATTATTTGACATAATAATGATTATACGCACAATGAACTAAGAGGGTTTAGTCCCTGGGGTTCTAACATGGCTCTTGTACGGCTCTTTATAAAGCTTTAGCCAGCGAGACTTTAAGCCATCTTCAATCCAAGGTTTCTCATAGATTTGGGCAATATCTATCGCAGTAAGCCCTTGTGAATTACGAATTTGGAGATCTGCACCCTTATCTAAAAGATATTTAATCAGCTCTTCATTGCCTGATTGGACGGCCATCATTAAAGGTGTGCTGCCACTGGTGCTGAGGGAATTTACATCAGCGCCGTTCGAGACTAGGAACTGAGCTACATTCAGGTGGCCACGTGTACAGGCGTAATGCAATGGTGTCCAGCCAATATGGTCAATGCGGGCATGCTTCTGAAGGACTAGAGTCTTTACCATTGGCAAATCACCCTCAATAGACGCAATCATTAAAGGTGTTTCACCATATTTATTGGATAAATCAACGTCTATATTTTTGTTATCCATCAAATATGCTGCAACCTTATAGGATTTATCCCGTAT
This genomic interval from Polynucleobacter necessarius contains the following:
- the glxR gene encoding 2-hydroxy-3-oxopropionate reductase — encoded protein: MMSNSLKLGFIGLGIMGSPMAGQLIKSGHQVFIHTRSKVPAELLDTSATVCSSPKEVAQQADIIFTMVPDTPDVEKVLFSESGVASGLGKGKIVVDMSSISPIATKEFAKRINELGCEYLDAPVSGGEVGAKNATLSIMVGGNESTFNTVKPVFELMGKNINLVGANGDGQTAKVANQIIVALNIEAVAEALLFASKAGADPAKVRQALMGGFAGSKILEVHGERMVKRTFDPGFRIELHQKDLNLALSSARALGVSLPNTANAQELFNACSAHGGKAWDHSAMVKALEKLANFEVGQQAQM
- a CDS encoding YqiA/YcfP family alpha/beta fold hydrolase, which gives rise to MATTLIVYLHGFRSSPRSSKAVMTGDAIKALSTDENPIEWYCPQLLVSPRESMEMVDAQIEKSRADRIVVIGSSLGGFYANYLAQRYGCKAVVLNPAVRAARELAPHVGMMTAYDSDEPFDFRLEYIDELKELQVESITNPERYFLIAAKGDELLSWEEMVAFYPGAKQLVLEGSDHGITDYADHLPAVLEFLNAA
- a CDS encoding HNH endonuclease; this translates as MRGGISRASGKQSIIELHSIIAVKGSAKINLFDVVPVITKHKLFKRDRGLCAYCGVVPPIHENEAEAEHIIPHIIPNSRGGQYSWMDLVISCRSCNQRKGNRTPEQACMDLLYAPYLPSLYEDMILKGRNILADQMDFLAANLPKNSRLLERIV
- a CDS encoding two pore domain potassium channel family protein; this encodes MEQTSFPISSQNIAHYRRTLDRNYCLGIYLCSPKGVPHQSSDFLFCRRNVYKYTTVGYGDYSLTEHWRILPIIISFTGIFAVSMSGAALYSMMGALIGKNHQTNKNHSGSRT
- a CDS encoding ankyrin repeat domain-containing protein, which encodes MLNATAQTDSQITDFTKAAKFDDISEVKDLVAQGVSPNAVDPKGNPMLLLAIRDKSYKVAAYLMDNKNIDVDLSNKYGETPLMIASIEGDLPMVKTLVLQKHARIDHIGWTPLHYACTRGHLNVAQFLVSNGADVNSLSTSGSTPLMMAVQSGNEELIKYLLDKGADLQIRNSQGLTAIDIAQIYEKPWIEDGLKSRWLKLYKEPYKSHVRTPGTKPS